The following nucleotide sequence is from Burkholderia gladioli.
CGACGCAGGTCAGCACCAGGTGGTCGAGATGGTCGATCAGCGGCATGGTCGGGCTCCTTGGGGCGAACAGGATGGCAGGACCGCCATGATGCGGGTTTTCGGCGCGATCGGCGCCGCTGCCCGCTTCCCGGCCGGGGAACGCTCGCGCCGAACCAGCGTTCCGATCCTGTATCCTTCGCAGGTTCGCGCGTCCAGCCCAATCCTTGTCAGATCGATGCCAGCCACCCGCCCTTCAGCCGACCAGCCGCTGTATGAAATCGTCCGCGCAGGCATTCTCGAGCGTCTGCGCACCGGCGTCTGGGCCGCCGGCGAGAAGATCCCCACCGAACCGCAACTGGCCGAGGCATTCGGCGTGGGCATCGGCACCATCCGCCGCGCGGTGGAGGAACTGGTCGCCGAGCGCCTGCTGATCCGGCGCGCGCGGCTCGGCACCATCGTCGCGAAATTCGCCGACGAACATGCCTTCGACCAGTATTTCAACTTCGTCGACCACACCGGCGAGACGGTGACGGTGGGCGCGCGGCTGCTGCGTTTCGGCAAGGAGCGCGCCACGCCGGCGCTGGCCTCGATCCTGAAGCTGGAGCGCGGCGCGCGCCTGGCCAGCGTCGACAACCTGCGCCTGCTCGGCGAGGTGCCGGTGATGCTCGACCATCTGTGGATTCCACTCGACCTGTTCCCGAAGCTCACCGCCGAGCACTTCGCGGCGCGGCGCGGCTCGATCTACGGCTTCTACCAGGAGCATTTCGGCATCTCGGTGGTGCGCGTGGTGGAGGACCTGGCCGGCGCGGTCGCCGACGAGAAGGTGGCCGATGCGCTGCAGGTACAGCCCGGCACGCCGGTGCTGCGCGTCGAGCGCACCGCCTATACCTTCAAGGACAAGCCCGTCGAGCATCGCGTGCGCTTCGTCGAATCGAGCCATTGCGTGTATCGCAACACGCGCGGGCTGCAGGACTGAAAGACCGCCGCCGCGATGCCTGCGGCGGTCTTCGCAAGCAACTCGCGGCTCAGGCCACCGTCGACCACCAGGCGGCCGGCTCGCCGGCAATCCGCGCCGCGTCGAAGCGATAGGCCATCAGCGCCGCCAGGCCGCGCCGCCCGTCGATCGAGGCCACCGCGCTGGTGAAGCCGTGCTTGGCCACCAGGGCCGATTCGATCGCGTCGGCGGCCGCCTTGCCGATCTCGATGGCTTCCATCGCCTTGCCCGCGTTGCGCGCGAGCCCCGCCGCCTGGGTCGCCGCCACGCCGAGCGCATGCTGCGCACGCGGCGCGTCGAGCCCCAGCAGGCGCGCCACGGCCAGCGTGGCCCCCAGCACCCCGATCGAGGACACGAGGTTCCAGCGCGCCCGGTATTCGCTGCTGTCGAGCGCGGCCAGCGTGTGCGTGGCGGCCTCGGTGCCGATCGCCACGGCTTCGGCGATGGCCTCGTCCGATGCGCCGAAGCGCTCGCCCGCCGTCAGCGCCGCCGCGACCACCGGCGTCGCCAGCGAGGGCACGGCCTGCGCCGTCAACTGCGCGCCCAGGCTCCAGGCACGCAGGCGCAGGTCGCTCGACGCGTTCGCCTGCGCCGGCAGCCCGGCGACCGCCGCATCGGCGGAGGTCGACGACAGGATCGCGCGCGCCTCGGCGATCGCCCGATGGGCCGCCGCGACGGCGGAGCGCGCCTCCTTCGCCAGCGGCGCGAGCGCGAAGCTCACCAGCGCGGCGGAAACGTCGGAATGGGTGGCGGCCTCATGCATGATTCTGGTCCTCGGTGGGAAGGCAAAGTTCGAAAAGCGCGCGCAGGTCGGGCTGGGATTCGAGATCGCGAACCAGCTCGGCGATCCGTTGCGTGGCGCCGTCGCCGAGGATCGGATCGATCAGCAGCTCGATCTTTTCCCGCAGCTCGTCGTCGGTGAGCGGGCGCGCCAGGCTGCCGCGCGCGTGCTCGACGTGATGCGCCACGGTGCTGCCGTCCTTGAGCAAGGCCTCGATGAACACCTCGTCGCGATTCACGGCGCTGTCGGGCACCAGCTTCGTGCGGGCACGCATCGCGCTGACGTCGGGCTGCACCACGCGCGCGTCCTCGTATTGCGCGATCCCGACACGACGGTCGCACAGCGCCGCCGCGACGCCGTGGATCGCGCTGAAGCGCGCCTGCAGGCCATCCTTGGGCTGCGGGTTGCCCATCAGCTCGGGCACCAGCGGATGGCAGCGCAGCGTGATCGACTCGATCTCGCCGACCTCGGGAATCCGCGCCGACAGGGCCAGTCCCGCGTCGATCGCCGGGTGGGCAACGATGCCGCAGGGATAAGGCTTGTAGGTGTTCGACAGCAGTTCCCAGCGCTCGC
It contains:
- a CDS encoding GntR family transcriptional regulator codes for the protein MPATRPSADQPLYEIVRAGILERLRTGVWAAGEKIPTEPQLAEAFGVGIGTIRRAVEELVAERLLIRRARLGTIVAKFADEHAFDQYFNFVDHTGETVTVGARLLRFGKERATPALASILKLERGARLASVDNLRLLGEVPVMLDHLWIPLDLFPKLTAEHFAARRGSIYGFYQEHFGISVVRVVEDLAGAVADEKVADALQVQPGTPVLRVERTAYTFKDKPVEHRVRFVESSHCVYRNTRGLQD
- a CDS encoding MmgE/PrpD family protein, which codes for MHEAATHSDVSAALVSFALAPLAKEARSAVAAAHRAIAEARAILSSTSADAAVAGLPAQANASSDLRLRAWSLGAQLTAQAVPSLATPVVAAALTAGERFGASDEAIAEAVAIGTEAATHTLAALDSSEYRARWNLVSSIGVLGATLAVARLLGLDAPRAQHALGVAATQAAGLARNAGKAMEAIEIGKAAADAIESALVAKHGFTSAVASIDGRRGLAALMAYRFDAARIAGEPAAWWSTVA